The proteins below are encoded in one region of Brachyspira intermedia PWS/A:
- a CDS encoding ABC transporter substrate-binding protein yields MIKKLFMLFIIISITIMSCNNNKQTSTTAAKLPAIDENTETEITVWAWNVAAKALMETAKAFNAKYPKIKVNVQEFGLAQNVYERYGVILSSGNGVPDVIQIESDYIQTYAETYPQYFLDMKDYITIDGVVDPSKIASSYDSTGKLVSIPWDSGPVVMFYRVDLFKEAGIDPNTIVTFDDYIAAGKKLQEKFPNVYMTGLPFTQDENLYRALLIANKSYYLNDKGEITVASQKAIETLQMIKRLIDEGVAKNVVNWDGSIVANKNGEVASYIIGGWWGGTIKDQMPEMKGKWGIMPIPALNQDAARASSSGGAGLSITATDPIKQAAALEFVKESLMNVDNQLMMYEKFSLFPSYLPAYDDSRFLKADDYFGDNFNKILADVTKQIPNVIYNSDDFAEVRNTVVSAYEDVLNNNKDIASTLNDAANQISSATGRAIAK; encoded by the coding sequence ATGATAAAAAAGCTATTCATGTTATTCATCATTATTTCTATTACTATAATGTCATGTAATAACAATAAACAAACATCAACAACAGCTGCAAAATTACCAGCTATAGATGAAAATACAGAAACAGAAATCACTGTATGGGCTTGGAATGTTGCTGCTAAAGCATTAATGGAAACAGCAAAAGCATTTAATGCTAAATATCCAAAAATAAAAGTAAATGTTCAGGAATTTGGTTTGGCTCAGAATGTATACGAAAGATATGGAGTAATACTATCTTCCGGAAATGGGGTGCCTGATGTTATACAAATAGAAAGCGATTATATACAGACTTACGCTGAAACTTATCCTCAATACTTTTTAGATATGAAAGATTATATAACTATTGATGGTGTTGTAGATCCTTCTAAAATAGCATCAAGTTATGACAGTACTGGAAAATTAGTATCTATACCTTGGGATTCAGGTCCTGTTGTTATGTTCTATAGAGTAGATTTATTTAAAGAAGCTGGAATTGATCCTAATACTATAGTAACTTTTGATGATTATATTGCTGCTGGAAAAAAACTTCAGGAAAAATTCCCTAATGTATATATGACTGGTCTTCCTTTCACTCAAGATGAAAATTTGTACAGAGCATTATTAATAGCTAATAAATCATATTATTTAAATGATAAAGGTGAAATAACAGTTGCATCTCAAAAAGCAATAGAAACTCTTCAAATGATAAAAAGACTTATAGATGAAGGTGTTGCTAAAAATGTTGTTAACTGGGATGGTTCTATAGTAGCCAATAAAAACGGAGAAGTTGCTTCTTATATAATAGGCGGCTGGTGGGGCGGTACTATAAAAGACCAAATGCCTGAAATGAAAGGTAAATGGGGAATTATGCCTATACCTGCTCTTAATCAAGATGCTGCTAGAGCTTCTTCATCTGGTGGTGCTGGATTATCTATAACTGCTACTGATCCTATTAAACAAGCTGCTGCTTTAGAATTCGTAAAAGAAAGTTTAATGAATGTAGATAATCAGCTTATGATGTATGAAAAATTCAGTTTATTCCCTTCTTATTTACCTGCTTATGATGATTCTAGATTCTTAAAAGCTGATGACTATTTCGGAGATAATTTCAATAAAATATTAGCAGATGTAACAAAACAAATACCTAATGTTATATACAATTCTGATGATTTTGCTGAAGTTAGAAACACAGTTGTAAGTGCATATGAAGATGTTTTGAATAATAATAAAGATATTGCTTCTACATTGAATGATGCTGCAAATCAAATAAGCAGTGCTACTGGAAGAGCAATAGCCAAATAA
- a CDS encoding carbohydrate ABC transporter permease: MKQNRGVLTFAGIENYKRLFTDQYFFISLKNSLIYLIIQVPIMTILSILLAIILHRGITKLKSMYRTAFFVPFIVESVAYSLIFVLLFQERGVVNFLFSIFNIGPIMWLTQTWPARIVIMLIITWRWTGYNMVIILAGLQTIPEDYYEASRIDGANAFQQFFYITIPMLKPVILFSTILSTIGTLNLFTEAYLLTNGGPNNSTITLGLYIYRQAFQSLNLTYAATISVAILVIVGVLSRLQMKFGGNNK; the protein is encoded by the coding sequence ATGAAACAAAATAGAGGGGTTCTTACATTTGCCGGTATAGAAAATTATAAAAGACTCTTCACAGATCAGTACTTTTTTATATCTCTAAAAAACTCACTAATCTATTTAATAATACAAGTACCAATAATGACTATATTATCTATACTTCTAGCTATAATACTGCATAGAGGAATTACAAAATTAAAAAGTATGTATAGAACGGCATTCTTTGTACCTTTTATAGTAGAATCTGTAGCTTATAGTTTAATATTTGTATTATTGTTTCAGGAGAGAGGTGTTGTTAATTTTTTATTTTCTATATTCAATATAGGTCCTATAATGTGGCTTACACAAACTTGGCCTGCAAGAATAGTAATAATGCTAATCATAACATGGAGATGGACTGGATATAATATGGTAATAATATTAGCAGGACTACAAACTATACCTGAAGATTATTATGAAGCTTCTAGAATAGACGGAGCTAATGCATTTCAGCAATTTTTCTATATAACTATACCAATGCTTAAACCTGTTATACTATTTTCAACTATATTATCAACAATAGGAACTCTAAATTTATTCACAGAGGCATACCTATTAACAAATGGAGGCCCTAATAATTCTACAATAACTTTAGGATTATACATATACAGACAAGCATTTCAATCTCTCAACTTAACCTATGCTGCAACAATATCTGTAGCAATACTTGTGATAGTAGGAGTTCTTTCAAGATTGCAAATGAAATTTGGGGGAAATAACAAATGA
- a CDS encoding carbohydrate ABC transporter permease — MNKNKQQKITRIILYIVLTIAMIACIYPLIFMFIAATRESGDIFLFPPPITFGSKFLENLKNLQERIPIWHALFNSLKIAIIYTVINLLVCSMAAYAISKFNFKGKNIVFVIIMLTMMLPAHAKLVPLYRMMTTLNIQNTHLAIILPDIAGAFGIFLMRQNFHSVPDTLIEAARIDGANEWTIFLKIVMPLMIPALTALGIYMFVAEWTNFTWPLIILNSPEKFTLPVALSQLKSDTRIDYGQIMVGAIFAVVPIMAVFLTLQKYFISGLTGGSVKE, encoded by the coding sequence ATGAATAAAAATAAACAGCAAAAAATAACTAGAATAATATTATATATAGTTCTCACAATAGCTATGATAGCTTGTATATATCCTTTAATATTTATGTTTATAGCGGCAACTAGAGAATCAGGAGATATATTTTTATTTCCGCCTCCTATAACTTTTGGAAGCAAATTTCTTGAAAATTTGAAAAATCTTCAGGAAAGAATTCCAATATGGCATGCTTTATTCAATTCATTAAAAATAGCTATAATATATACTGTGATTAATTTGTTGGTATGTTCTATGGCAGCCTATGCTATATCTAAATTTAATTTTAAAGGTAAGAATATAGTGTTTGTTATTATAATGCTTACTATGATGCTTCCTGCACATGCTAAATTAGTACCATTATATAGAATGATGACAACTTTAAATATACAAAATACTCATTTGGCAATAATACTTCCTGATATAGCAGGAGCTTTCGGAATATTCTTGATGAGACAGAATTTCCATAGTGTACCTGATACATTAATAGAAGCTGCTAGAATAGATGGAGCTAATGAATGGACTATATTCTTAAAAATAGTTATGCCTTTAATGATTCCAGCTTTAACTGCTTTAGGAATATATATGTTTGTTGCTGAATGGACTAATTTTACTTGGCCTTTAATAATATTAAATAGCCCTGAAAAATTTACTTTGCCTGTAGCATTATCACAATTAAAATCTGATACAAGAATAGATTACGGACAGATTATGGTTGGTGCTATATTCGCTGTAGTTCCTATAATGGCAGTATTTTTAACTTTACAAAAATACTTTATATCCGGATTAACAGGCGGTTCTGTAAAAGAATAA
- a CDS encoding amidohydrolase, producing the protein MRIFKNAKIYSMDKNDNIYESVAVENGRIAFAGTNEEVAKKFPNAEDIIDLEGKTVVPGFNDSCVNFVEYARFNTMLDLSKCMSIKEVLDLAQNAQKYEGWVIGWGWNQDYFEEKRMLTKNDLDNISNEYPVAFRRCCGEMIVANSKALEICGITEDMKSDSIDFENGLISSKDMILILSKIKSLEIDTLKSIILDTQEAFFKMGITSVQTDDLRSLPDFDYRKIIDAYQKLNREKKLKIRVCEQAQFINKKDIDDFRDYYYYQYINDERFKVARIKLVIDGGIGSRTALLREDYNDAKGFKGVSQYSQEALDELVSYANSLDYSLAIQATGDGAVDMALNSIEKIKNTKDFKYRRNGLVYAQITDKQLFERMKELNVGIYYQPIFLHYDMHIVEDRVGKEKASTCYAYKTAKDMGVHIGFGSSGPVDGISVMEGIHCAVNREDLNGWPENGWMPQEKLTVKEAVYLYTMGSAYMSSEDNIKGSIEEDKLADFVVLDRDIFEIDPKEIKDIKVLKTIVDGDIVYSA; encoded by the coding sequence ATGAGGATTTTTAAGAATGCTAAAATTTATTCTATGGACAAAAATGATAATATTTATGAATCTGTAGCAGTTGAAAATGGAAGAATAGCTTTTGCCGGAACTAATGAAGAAGTAGCAAAAAAATTTCCAAATGCTGAAGATATAATAGATTTAGAAGGAAAAACAGTTGTTCCTGGATTTAATGATAGCTGTGTTAATTTTGTTGAATATGCCCGTTTTAATACAATGCTTGATTTAAGTAAATGTATGTCAATAAAAGAAGTATTGGATTTAGCACAAAATGCCCAAAAATATGAAGGATGGGTTATAGGCTGGGGCTGGAATCAGGATTATTTTGAAGAAAAAAGAATGCTTACAAAAAATGATTTGGATAATATATCAAATGAATATCCTGTTGCCTTTAGAAGATGCTGCGGAGAGATGATAGTTGCAAATAGTAAAGCTCTTGAAATATGCGGTATTACGGAAGATATGAAATCTGATAGTATAGATTTTGAAAACGGACTTATAAGTTCTAAAGATATGATATTGATATTGTCTAAAATCAAATCATTGGAAATAGATACTCTTAAATCAATAATATTAGATACTCAGGAAGCATTCTTCAAAATGGGTATAACTTCTGTTCAAACAGATGATTTAAGAAGTTTGCCAGATTTCGATTATAGAAAAATTATAGATGCTTATCAAAAATTAAATAGAGAGAAAAAATTAAAAATAAGAGTATGCGAACAGGCACAATTTATCAATAAAAAAGATATAGATGATTTCAGAGATTATTACTATTATCAATATATTAATGATGAGAGATTTAAAGTAGCTCGTATAAAACTTGTTATAGACGGTGGTATAGGTTCAAGAACTGCATTATTAAGAGAGGATTATAATGATGCTAAAGGTTTCAAGGGCGTTTCTCAATATAGTCAGGAAGCTCTTGATGAATTAGTTTCTTATGCTAATAGTTTGGATTATTCTTTAGCTATACAGGCTACAGGAGATGGTGCTGTAGATATGGCATTAAATTCTATAGAAAAAATAAAAAATACAAAAGATTTCAAATATAGAAGAAACGGATTAGTATATGCTCAAATAACAGATAAACAATTATTTGAAAGAATGAAAGAATTAAATGTTGGTATATATTATCAGCCTATATTCCTTCACTATGACATGCATATAGTTGAAGATAGGGTAGGTAAAGAAAAAGCTTCTACTTGTTATGCTTATAAAACAGCTAAAGATATGGGAGTTCATATTGGATTCGGTTCTTCAGGTCCTGTAGACGGTATTAGTGTAATGGAAGGTATACATTGTGCTGTTAATAGAGAGGATTTAAATGGCTGGCCTGAAAATGGCTGGATGCCTCAGGAAAAACTTACAGTTAAAGAGGCAGTTTATTTGTATACTATGGGAAGTGCTTATATGTCTTCTGAAGATAATATTAAAGGCAGTATTGAAGAAGATAAATTGGCTGATTTTGTAGTTTTAGATAGAGATATATTTGAAATTGATCCTAAAGAAATAAAAGATATTAAAGTATTAAAAACTATAGTTGACGGAGATATAGTTTATAGTGCTTGA
- a CDS encoding ABC-F family ATP-binding cassette domain-containing protein: protein MAKSIINIVNISKRFVHKVLLDNVNLLIEEKSKIGMIGRNGAGKTTLLKILMGLEEADDGEVIFSDDVRVGYLRQQGDFDDNEKVIDYLTRVTGKESWKCSKIASRFGIDHIKVNNNLGSLSSGYRMRVKLSEMMLYEPNFLILDEPSNFLDLNTLIDLENFLTDYNGGFLIVSHDREFLKTTCEKTIEMENSKITYFPGNIEDYFEYKEEKEYTIKKYNKNIEERKAHLERFVERFRYKATKAKAVQSRIKQIEKLKTIEINHPSKNVRIKLPEVPEKKGFALISDDLAVGYGDKVVAKSGRIEIARGSRVAVLGQNGEGKTTFLRTIAGRLNPVSGTYNYSYGIKIAYFGEDTYKNITSNDTVLSYLKKNAKQGLLTQELLTLLGSFLFSGDDVNKDVKVLSGGEMARLSLLAAITQCADVLILDEPTNHLDFETVEALANSLRDYGGTIFFTSHDRTFASLLADTIIEVKDKKLSLYSGDYEAYVYRVRLDALEEEEKELEYQNKNNSKESSSNDDKNSNNYEERKKIRNRLSRCESLLKKHEKQIEDYKKEEAEILKFFETSANYDDEKSKRLLEVKKLIEETENEWLLVNEEIDNIKAML, encoded by the coding sequence ATGGCTAAAAGTATTATAAATATAGTTAATATATCAAAAAGATTTGTTCATAAAGTACTGCTTGATAATGTCAATCTTCTTATAGAAGAAAAATCTAAAATAGGAATGATTGGAAGAAACGGAGCAGGCAAAACAACACTTTTGAAGATTCTTATGGGACTTGAAGAGGCTGATGACGGAGAAGTAATATTTTCAGATGATGTAAGAGTAGGATATCTTCGCCAGCAGGGTGATTTCGATGATAATGAGAAGGTAATAGATTATCTTACAAGAGTTACAGGAAAAGAATCTTGGAAATGTTCTAAAATAGCAAGTCGATTTGGAATAGATCATATAAAAGTTAATAATAATCTAGGAAGTTTATCTAGCGGATATAGAATGAGAGTTAAACTTTCAGAGATGATGCTTTATGAGCCTAATTTTTTAATATTAGACGAACCTTCAAACTTTTTGGATTTAAATACATTAATCGATTTAGAAAATTTTTTAACCGATTATAATGGAGGTTTTTTGATAGTTTCGCATGATAGGGAATTCTTAAAAACAACATGTGAAAAAACTATTGAAATGGAAAATTCAAAAATAACATATTTTCCGGGAAATATAGAAGATTATTTTGAATACAAAGAAGAAAAAGAATATACAATAAAAAAATATAATAAGAATATAGAGGAGAGAAAGGCTCATTTAGAGAGATTTGTAGAGAGATTCAGATATAAAGCTACTAAAGCAAAAGCGGTTCAATCTCGTATAAAACAAATAGAAAAATTAAAAACTATAGAAATTAATCACCCATCAAAGAATGTAAGAATAAAACTTCCAGAGGTTCCTGAAAAGAAAGGTTTTGCTCTTATATCCGATGATTTAGCAGTTGGATATGGCGATAAAGTAGTTGCTAAAAGCGGAAGAATAGAAATAGCAAGAGGAAGCAGGGTAGCGGTTCTTGGGCAAAATGGTGAAGGTAAAACTACATTTTTAAGAACTATAGCTGGAAGACTCAATCCTGTATCAGGTACTTATAATTATTCTTATGGCATAAAGATAGCGTATTTTGGTGAGGATACTTACAAAAATATAACTTCTAATGATACTGTATTATCTTATTTAAAGAAGAATGCTAAGCAGGGACTATTGACTCAAGAACTTTTAACACTTTTAGGAAGTTTCTTATTTTCAGGCGATGATGTTAATAAAGATGTAAAAGTATTAAGCGGAGGAGAGATGGCAAGGCTTTCACTTCTTGCTGCTATTACTCAATGTGCTGATGTTCTTATATTGGACGAGCCTACAAACCATTTGGACTTTGAAACTGTTGAGGCACTTGCTAATTCTTTGAGAGATTATGGCGGAACAATATTTTTCACTTCGCATGATAGAACTTTTGCTAGTTTGCTTGCTGATACTATTATAGAAGTTAAAGATAAAAAACTTTCTCTTTATTCAGGTGATTATGAGGCTTATGTTTATAGGGTAAGACTTGATGCTTTAGAGGAAGAAGAAAAAGAATTAGAGTATCAAAATAAGAATAATAGTAAAGAAAGCAGCAGCAATGATGATAAGAACAGCAATAATTATGAAGAGAGAAAAAAGATTAGAAACAGACTTTCAAGATGTGAGTCTTTGCTCAAAAAACATGAAAAACAAATAGAAGATTATAAAAAAGAAGAAGCTGAAATATTAAAATTTTTTGAAACATCTGCAAATTATGATGATGAAAAAAGTAAAAGGCTTTTGGAAGTTAAAAAACTAATAGAGGAAACAGAAAATGAATGGCTTTTAGTTAATGAAGAGATAGATAATATAAAAGCTATGTTATAA
- the murD gene encoding UDP-N-acetylmuramoyl-L-alanine--D-glutamate ligase, translated as MILDLNKTYIKVLKKQNILILGATLRSGVSIANTLYDINRTFNVNIKYALSDSKTEEQLKDSIEALKDKDIKLFFGNQDISILDNITLIIISPGIPHTIPIVEEAKRRNIKIIGEIEFAYNFIPNRNYIAVTGTDGKTTTVTLIHEIIKSYKKARLLGNVGNTFSKEIETIEPDEDIILELSSFQLETVEKFHAHIAAILNIAEDHLDRYRDIEDYFNTKKNIIINQNKNDFLVLNYDNIYTNIWYNELNGNSKSKLLTFSLKSKFATIYYNEEDEYIYYENEKLFSIANRKLIGKHNIANILAAVLICLKDGIPADNIEKVVNNFKGIEHRVELVSEINGVKYINDSKATSMNSVMSALKSFDKDIILIMGGRNKNIDFTPLNSIVNARVKKLILMGEAANVLSDMLHFDNKIIVRDLTDAFNYASSIAINGDTVLLSPGCTSFDMFKNYEERGKYFKSLVYKLSENLKE; from the coding sequence ATGATTTTAGATTTAAATAAAACTTATATAAAAGTATTGAAAAAGCAGAATATATTAATTTTGGGTGCTACTTTAAGAAGCGGAGTAAGTATAGCTAATACTCTATATGATATTAACAGAACTTTTAATGTTAATATCAAATATGCTTTAAGTGATAGTAAAACAGAAGAACAACTTAAAGATAGTATAGAAGCATTAAAAGATAAAGATATCAAATTATTTTTCGGTAATCAGGATATATCTATTTTGGATAATATCACTTTGATAATAATTTCACCAGGCATTCCGCATACTATACCTATAGTTGAAGAAGCTAAAAGAAGAAATATAAAGATTATAGGAGAAATTGAATTTGCATACAATTTTATTCCTAATAGAAATTATATTGCAGTAACCGGAACAGACGGAAAAACCACTACAGTTACATTGATTCATGAAATAATAAAGTCTTATAAAAAGGCAAGACTTCTTGGAAATGTTGGAAATACTTTTTCTAAAGAGATTGAAACTATAGAGCCTGATGAAGATATCATATTAGAGCTTTCAAGTTTTCAATTAGAAACAGTTGAAAAATTTCATGCTCATATAGCTGCTATATTGAATATTGCAGAAGATCATCTTGACAGATATAGAGATATAGAAGATTATTTCAATACAAAAAAGAATATAATTATCAATCAAAATAAAAATGATTTTCTAGTACTTAATTATGATAATATATACACTAATATTTGGTATAATGAGCTTAATGGTAATTCTAAGAGTAAGCTGCTTACATTCTCTTTAAAAAGTAAATTTGCTACAATATACTATAATGAAGAAGATGAGTATATATATTATGAGAATGAAAAATTATTTTCTATAGCAAACAGAAAATTAATAGGTAAACATAATATAGCCAACATATTGGCAGCAGTTTTGATATGTTTAAAAGATGGAATACCTGCAGATAATATAGAGAAAGTTGTAAATAATTTCAAAGGTATAGAACATAGAGTTGAATTAGTTTCTGAAATTAATGGAGTTAAATATATAAATGATTCAAAAGCTACATCAATGAATTCTGTAATGAGTGCTTTAAAATCTTTTGATAAAGATATAATCCTTATAATGGGCGGAAGAAATAAAAATATAGATTTCACTCCTTTAAATAGTATAGTAAATGCAAGAGTAAAAAAACTTATACTTATGGGAGAGGCAGCAAATGTCCTTTCAGATATGCTTCATTTTGATAATAAAATTATAGTAAGAGATTTGACAGATGCTTTTAACTATGCTTCGTCTATAGCAATAAACGGAGATACTGTTCTATTATCACCTGGATGTACTAGTTTTGATATGTTTAAAAACTATGAAGAGAGAGGAAAATATTTCAAAAGTTTGGTGTATAAACTTAGCGAAAATTTAAAAGAATAA
- a CDS encoding cation diffusion facilitator family transporter, with translation MNMSNEKKSKYMIIEGIVSVIINILLFAFKYAVGLLTGSLSIMADAWHSLSDCISSIIVIIGGIFSKRPPDEEHPFGHGRIELITSFIVGIMLVFIGYSFFSEAIQNIMNKKSASFTTMAIIAMVVSILVKELLAQYSFWGYRKSGSKSLYADAWHHRSDSVTSIIILVGILFGKSFWWLDSVLSILVSLVIFYAAFDVIKSSVKPLIGEYPSKETIESIKKIAEEMNIDNTDLNLHHFHIHTYGDHSEITFHMRFPKDMTVFDAHSKATLFENAIREKLSIEPTIHIEAYK, from the coding sequence ATGAACATGAGTAATGAGAAGAAATCTAAATATATGATAATAGAGGGTATAGTATCTGTAATCATCAATATATTATTATTTGCTTTTAAATATGCTGTAGGTTTGCTTACAGGTTCTCTTTCTATTATGGCTGATGCTTGGCATTCATTAAGCGATTGTATAAGCAGTATAATAGTCATAATAGGCGGAATATTTTCAAAAAGACCTCCAGACGAAGAACATCCTTTCGGACATGGAAGAATAGAGCTTATAACAAGTTTTATAGTTGGAATAATGCTTGTATTTATAGGATATAGTTTTTTCTCTGAAGCTATTCAAAACATTATGAATAAAAAATCAGCTTCATTTACAACTATGGCTATAATTGCTATGGTGGTTTCAATACTTGTAAAGGAATTATTAGCACAGTATTCTTTTTGGGGATATAGAAAATCCGGTTCAAAATCACTCTATGCTGATGCTTGGCATCATAGAAGCGACAGTGTTACTTCTATAATTATATTAGTTGGTATTTTATTTGGTAAAAGTTTTTGGTGGTTAGACAGTGTATTAAGTATATTGGTTTCACTTGTAATATTTTATGCAGCTTTCGATGTTATTAAATCCAGTGTAAAACCTTTGATAGGAGAATACCCTTCTAAAGAAACTATAGAGAGTATTAAAAAAATAGCTGAAGAAATGAATATAGATAATACTGATTTAAATCTTCATCATTTTCATATACATACTTATGGAGATCATAGCGAAATAACTTTCCATATGCGTTTCCCTAAAGATATGACTGTCTTTGATGCTCATTCAAAGGCTACATTATTTGAAAATGCCATAAGAGAAAAGTTGAGTATAGAGCCTACTATACATATAGAAGCATATAAATAA
- the fabD gene encoding ACP S-malonyltransferase: protein MSNIAFLFPGQGSQCAGMGKSLYDNVAESKAIFDKAANILDDVDIKALCFEGSEDDLKKTENTQPALVTVGMAVYEALKAKGVKGNLFAGHSLGEITALSAAGYISFEDAVKIARTRGLLMAKAGADAPYGMAAVMGLDYDAVSKCMPENKEVVAANYNLKDQIVISGLLSAIEAVTPKLQEAGAKRVLPLKVSGAFHSPFMKPAADSLKEFLEKIELHNNDNKVLSNVTAEVHDFNSIKENLYKQMFSTVRWYDSMLNMQKQGITKIFECGPGKVLVGMTKKITPDITALPVFDIDSLNAAIQ, encoded by the coding sequence ATGTCAAATATAGCATTTCTATTTCCAGGTCAAGGTTCTCAATGTGCCGGTATGGGAAAATCTTTATATGATAATGTTGCTGAATCTAAAGCAATATTCGATAAGGCAGCTAATATTTTAGATGATGTTGATATCAAAGCATTATGTTTTGAAGGAAGCGAAGACGATCTTAAAAAAACAGAAAATACTCAGCCTGCTTTAGTTACAGTAGGTATGGCTGTTTATGAGGCTTTAAAAGCTAAAGGTGTTAAAGGAAATTTATTTGCAGGTCATAGTTTGGGTGAGATTACTGCACTTTCAGCTGCAGGATATATATCATTTGAAGATGCTGTAAAAATTGCTAGAACTAGAGGTTTATTAATGGCTAAGGCTGGTGCTGATGCCCCTTATGGTATGGCTGCTGTTATGGGATTAGATTATGATGCAGTTTCTAAATGTATGCCTGAAAATAAAGAAGTTGTTGCTGCTAATTACAATTTAAAAGATCAAATAGTTATATCAGGATTACTTAGTGCAATAGAAGCAGTTACTCCTAAACTTCAGGAAGCTGGTGCTAAAAGAGTACTTCCTTTAAAAGTATCTGGAGCTTTTCACTCTCCATTTATGAAACCTGCTGCTGATAGCTTGAAAGAATTCTTAGAAAAAATTGAATTACATAACAATGATAATAAAGTATTATCAAATGTTACAGCTGAAGTTCATGATTTCAATTCTATAAAAGAAAATTTATATAAACAAATGTTCTCAACTGTAAGATGGTATGATAGTATGCTTAATATGCAAAAACAAGGCATTACAAAAATATTTGAATGCGGACCTGGAAAAGTTTTAGTTGGAATGACTAAAAAAATCACTCCTGACATAACAGCATTACCTGTATTTGATATTGATTCTTTAAATGCTGCTATTCAATAA
- the ahpC gene encoding alkyl hydroperoxide reductase subunit C, with product MSLINKKLIDFKVEAYQNGEFKTVETKDVLGKWSVFFFYPADFTFVCPTELEDLGSVYEELKKINCEVYSVSADTHFVHKAWADATKTIANLKYTMLGDPTGVLGRFFEVFVEEVGQDLRGSFIVNPEGLIKAYEVHDMGIGRDANELVRKVQAAQYVAEHGGEVCPAKWKPGAKTLKPGIDLVGKL from the coding sequence ATGAGTTTAATCAATAAGAAACTAATAGATTTCAAGGTTGAAGCTTATCAGAATGGTGAATTCAAAACAGTTGAAACTAAAGATGTTTTAGGAAAATGGAGTGTATTTTTCTTCTATCCAGCAGACTTTACATTTGTATGTCCTACAGAATTAGAAGATTTAGGTTCAGTTTATGAAGAATTAAAGAAAATTAACTGTGAAGTATATTCTGTATCTGCTGATACACATTTCGTACATAAAGCTTGGGCTGATGCTACAAAAACTATAGCTAATCTTAAATATACTATGCTTGGAGATCCAACAGGAGTATTAGGAAGATTCTTTGAAGTATTTGTAGAAGAAGTTGGACAAGATTTACGCGGTAGCTTTATCGTAAACCCAGAAGGTTTGATTAAAGCTTATGAAGTACATGATATGGGAATTGGTAGAGATGCTAATGAATTAGTTCGTAAAGTTCAAGCTGCTCAGTATGTAGCTGAACATGGCGGTGAAGTTTGTCCTGCTAAATGGAAACCAGGTGCTAAAACTTTAAAACCAGGAATTGATCTAGTTGGTAAACTATAA